In Bacillus sp. KH172YL63, one genomic interval encodes:
- a CDS encoding SWIM zinc finger family protein — MSIRIQELKDKLLPMSQSIQGELDPNQDAGKNVVSKGLLLFRQNLVSNVKVRDEEVTAEVQDVTPVSIELNLSFPLLSKCSCPSNGWCRHQMATFFVLYNKVGRVSEWIQDWRSRSQASAGEPKSLDDLLKKHGGSGALRKASDLLNERKTRGNTPEEWWQFFESLLRQEDMDLLERQPYLMDVLVQNMTKRFMKEAPFEREWKPLYQLFATFFLSIEIDTRLQEQNVELSREQYSMYDFLLGEMEDAVEKLSIHAMPFSFDPFIAFLKTKTVDMSDSAENSTMMKAEVYRFLWYYLFKQKSWRKDEIARLEAQANEDETFHHVALLHQYLLLEDLEKADAVVDQLGSELVPFSEFWLRKFFSGKRYEVGFFLVRHLLSRLPAHVEGLDYYEATRFVRWFVRILPMDWLMEKDSGLVNELLLSMLPYSFFSYNEYLINAKAYREWVELQRYMSYSIREMDGMGLRDVTKEAPELALPIYYTGVMEAIEQKNRDSYKLAVRYMKKIRTIYKKTKSIDKWDAYLSYILEKYKRLRAFQEECRKGKLIDA, encoded by the coding sequence ATGTCGATTCGTATTCAGGAGTTGAAGGATAAGTTGCTTCCGATGAGTCAGTCGATACAGGGTGAGCTGGACCCGAATCAGGATGCTGGTAAGAATGTTGTGTCCAAGGGGCTCCTCTTGTTCCGTCAGAACCTGGTTTCGAATGTGAAAGTGCGGGATGAGGAAGTGACGGCTGAGGTGCAGGATGTGACGCCTGTTTCAATTGAGCTGAATTTGTCGTTTCCCCTGTTGAGCAAGTGTTCGTGTCCGTCAAACGGCTGGTGCCGGCATCAGATGGCCACTTTCTTTGTGCTGTACAACAAGGTGGGCCGTGTGAGTGAGTGGATCCAGGATTGGCGGAGCCGGTCTCAGGCGTCTGCCGGGGAACCTAAGTCTTTGGATGATTTATTGAAGAAGCACGGCGGTTCCGGTGCCCTCCGTAAAGCCAGCGATCTATTGAATGAACGGAAAACACGGGGCAATACGCCGGAGGAATGGTGGCAGTTCTTTGAGTCCCTTCTGAGGCAGGAGGATATGGATTTACTTGAAAGGCAGCCCTATTTGATGGATGTCCTCGTCCAGAATATGACGAAGCGTTTCATGAAGGAAGCGCCGTTTGAACGGGAATGGAAGCCGCTTTATCAGCTGTTTGCGACCTTCTTTCTGTCGATTGAGATTGATACACGCCTTCAGGAGCAGAATGTGGAGCTGAGCCGGGAGCAGTACAGCATGTATGATTTCCTGCTCGGTGAGATGGAGGATGCGGTCGAGAAGCTGTCGATTCACGCCATGCCGTTCAGTTTCGACCCCTTCATTGCTTTTTTGAAAACAAAGACGGTCGACATGAGCGATTCTGCAGAAAACAGTACGATGATGAAAGCGGAAGTGTACCGCTTCCTGTGGTACTACCTGTTCAAGCAGAAGTCGTGGCGCAAGGATGAGATTGCCCGGTTGGAAGCACAGGCCAATGAGGATGAGACCTTCCATCACGTGGCGCTCCTTCATCAATACCTGCTTCTTGAGGATTTGGAGAAAGCAGATGCAGTCGTTGATCAGCTTGGATCTGAGCTTGTCCCATTCAGTGAGTTCTGGCTCCGTAAGTTTTTCTCCGGAAAACGGTATGAGGTCGGATTCTTTCTTGTTCGCCATCTGTTGTCACGGCTTCCTGCCCATGTCGAGGGGCTGGATTATTACGAGGCGACCCGATTTGTCCGCTGGTTCGTTCGGATTCTGCCGATGGATTGGCTGATGGAAAAGGACAGTGGGCTTGTGAATGAGCTTCTGCTGTCGATGCTCCCATACAGCTTCTTCTCGTACAATGAGTACCTCATCAACGCGAAAGCCTACCGGGAGTGGGTTGAGCTGCAGCGTTATATGAGCTACAGCATCAGGGAAATGGACGGCATGGGCCTCCGGGATGTGACAAAGGAAGCACCGGAGCTCGCACTGCCGATCTATTATACAGGCGTCATGGAAGCGATCGAGCAGAAAAACCGGGACAGCTATAAGCTTGCTGTCCGTTACATGAAGAAGATCCGGACGATTTATAAAAAAACGAAGTCTATAGATAAATGGGACGCGTATCTCTCCTATATCCTGGAGAAATATAAGCGGCTACGGGCGTTCCAAGAAGAGTGCAGAAAGGGTAAATTAATCGATGCTTAA
- a CDS encoding efflux RND transporter periplasmic adaptor subunit codes for MKKRTIFYSTLTVSLLFIGTNTYLIEKANSKVDREVRVAEWEPVTKGDLAKELPKAGVVDAEEENYLYFNDEFGSFKKFLVKEGDQVESGTPLYEYEVTDQTRQKNVLKSEVDQYEDEIDSIEENISDLNRLELSLPSTSIDEKDIPIDASALQSEYDLKKEIADKELEIDRLESQIDNLERQIKDIESYETTLTVQSSVAGTIKNLSHAVDNPLITIASQATIVTTDLTEKEIITVDENMNATVQSDIEKKTQKGIVTKVATLPKNNPHIQTDSMYPVEVKLQDPDNKLLPGHHVALSIITEEVKGATVVPVTAVEKDGKNKYMWILTDKGTVEKRKVTTGLEVDGQQVIKSGVKAGEYYIIYPDDIPALQKGATFITALDWDKVKLKDLKKFDRQAVLENLLLGILERK; via the coding sequence ATGAAAAAACGAACCATTTTCTATAGTACCCTCACTGTGTCGCTCCTTTTCATAGGTACCAATACATATCTGATTGAAAAAGCGAACAGCAAAGTCGACCGGGAAGTCCGTGTTGCCGAATGGGAACCGGTCACGAAAGGCGACCTTGCCAAGGAACTGCCCAAAGCCGGCGTGGTAGACGCTGAAGAAGAGAACTACCTTTATTTCAACGACGAATTCGGCTCTTTCAAAAAATTCCTTGTAAAAGAAGGGGACCAGGTAGAGTCCGGGACACCGCTCTATGAGTATGAAGTGACCGACCAAACGCGTCAAAAGAACGTGTTGAAGTCAGAGGTCGATCAATACGAAGACGAAATTGATAGTATCGAAGAAAACATCTCGGATTTAAATCGATTAGAATTATCCTTACCATCCACTTCAATTGACGAAAAGGACATTCCGATTGACGCAAGTGCCTTGCAATCTGAGTACGATTTAAAAAAAGAAATCGCCGATAAAGAACTTGAAATTGACCGCCTTGAAAGCCAAATCGACAATCTTGAGCGTCAAATCAAAGATATCGAGTCTTACGAAACCACCCTTACCGTTCAAAGCAGTGTGGCCGGCACGATCAAAAATCTGTCTCATGCAGTCGACAACCCGTTGATCACCATCGCCTCACAGGCGACCATCGTCACGACTGACCTCACCGAAAAGGAAATCATCACGGTCGACGAAAACATGAACGCAACGGTTCAATCGGACATTGAGAAAAAGACTCAAAAAGGGATCGTGACCAAAGTCGCCACACTCCCTAAAAACAATCCGCACATCCAAACAGACAGCATGTACCCTGTTGAAGTGAAACTCCAGGATCCGGACAACAAGCTGCTTCCAGGCCACCATGTGGCTCTATCCATCATCACCGAGGAAGTGAAAGGTGCAACGGTGGTGCCAGTAACCGCCGTTGAAAAGGACGGAAAGAACAAATATATGTGGATCCTTACCGATAAAGGTACTGTAGAAAAGCGTAAAGTCACCACAGGACTTGAAGTCGACGGACAGCAGGTAATCAAATCTGGCGTAAAAGCCGGAGAGTACTATATCATCTACCCTGATGACATTCCGGCTCTACAAAAAGGCGCAACATTCATTACGGCCCTTGATTGGGATAAAGTGAAACTGAAGGATTTGAAGAAGTTCGATCGTCAGGCAGTATTGGAGAATTTGCTGTTGGGGATTTTGGAACGGAAATAA
- a CDS encoding alkaline phosphatase codes for MLLIMDGTNSDILTLSRWYRGTDLHLDSILSGGVHTHSAQSAITDSAAAGSAMATGMKTRADYIGMSPDGRPVLTVLEGAKLSGYKTGIVATSPVQHATPAAFTSHALNRDEFGDIGEQQVHQGLDVVLGGGAAWLKPQTKNPVKNDDGMLKTKQVSREDGENLLETIKANQYQLVRKRDGLLNSTGSGKLWGSFANEDISFEMDRRKLHPDEPSLKEMTHAAINKLSEGDKGFFLMVEGSKVDWAAHKNDPVGMISEVLSFDDAVGEALAFARKDKNTMVIAVTDHGNSGLTLGNQHTNGDYKHLPAGKFVEPLKKARLTVKGAVSQLKPDRSNLKKVLTNYGLKNLSSKEFSLMKRAATAEEFENHMVKLMAKRANLGFTTHGHTGEDVFLYAYGPGKPVGLIDNTDIPRVISDYLGFSLTSGKLAHWYVDGMTIFREKGYQVRIEGRTSENPVLVAVRGEEVLRFPENKNFYWRNDEKVMLNSVNVFDGKTFYVHVEG; via the coding sequence ATCCTCCTCATCATGGACGGAACCAACTCCGACATACTCACCCTATCCCGCTGGTACCGAGGGACGGACCTTCACCTGGACAGCATCCTGTCAGGCGGCGTCCATACCCATTCAGCACAGTCAGCGATCACCGACTCGGCTGCTGCGGGGTCTGCCATGGCAACCGGGATGAAGACCCGTGCCGATTACATTGGGATGAGTCCTGACGGCCGCCCGGTGCTGACGGTCCTTGAAGGAGCAAAGCTGTCCGGCTACAAGACGGGCATCGTCGCCACCTCCCCGGTCCAGCACGCCACACCCGCCGCGTTCACCTCCCACGCACTGAACCGGGATGAATTCGGCGACATCGGTGAACAGCAGGTGCATCAAGGGCTCGATGTCGTACTCGGCGGTGGTGCCGCCTGGCTCAAGCCGCAAACGAAGAATCCTGTCAAAAACGACGATGGCATGCTGAAAACAAAGCAGGTCAGCCGTGAAGACGGAGAAAACCTGCTCGAAACAATCAAGGCAAACCAGTATCAATTGGTACGGAAGAGGGACGGACTTCTAAACAGTACCGGATCCGGCAAGCTGTGGGGTTCTTTCGCTAATGAAGACATCTCTTTTGAAATGGACCGACGCAAACTCCATCCCGACGAGCCGTCACTTAAAGAGATGACCCATGCCGCCATCAACAAACTTTCCGAAGGCGACAAAGGCTTTTTCCTCATGGTCGAAGGCAGCAAGGTCGACTGGGCCGCCCACAAAAACGATCCTGTCGGCATGATCAGCGAGGTGCTGAGCTTTGATGACGCGGTCGGTGAAGCGCTGGCATTTGCCCGAAAAGACAAGAATACGATGGTCATCGCCGTCACCGATCACGGAAATAGCGGCCTTACCCTCGGGAATCAACACACGAACGGTGACTACAAGCACCTGCCTGCCGGTAAATTTGTAGAACCACTCAAAAAAGCCAGGCTCACCGTTAAAGGTGCCGTCTCCCAGCTCAAACCGGACCGCTCTAATTTAAAAAAGGTCCTGACAAACTATGGGCTTAAGAATCTGAGCAGTAAAGAATTTTCTCTGATGAAACGTGCCGCCACGGCAGAAGAATTCGAGAACCACATGGTCAAACTGATGGCAAAGCGGGCCAACCTGGGCTTCACCACCCACGGCCACACCGGGGAAGACGTATTTCTATATGCATACGGACCCGGTAAACCAGTGGGACTGATCGACAACACCGACATCCCCAGGGTGATTTCCGATTACCTCGGCTTTTCCTTAACTTCGGGAAAACTCGCCCATTGGTATGTCGACGGGATGACTATTTTTCGGGAAAAGGGCTATCAGGTACGGATTGAGGGACGGACCTCTGAAAATCCCGTCCTGGTAGCAGTCCGGGGTGAAGAAGTGCTCCGTTTTCCAGAAAACAAGAACTTTTATTGGAGAAATGATGAGAAAGTGATGTTGAACAGTGTAAATGTGTTCGATGGGAAGACGTTTTATGTGCATGTGGAGGGCTGA